A single Anatilimnocola floriformis DNA region contains:
- a CDS encoding beta strand repeat-containing protein, which yields MSRQSSGPESSFLRSLLTRLWKRPELKAASRRTRRRMFMEPLEGRTVLASNLGVIEGLVFVDTTGDGLSIGEEVSGAIINLYSSDGDANFEPGAGDALITSRTTDGDGNYSFQDLPAGTYWVEQPAQTVGGKTLLADAVILTIDSTMAQGTPGSLIDSFATAGAPTVVANDPVGTTASGFADLPETETIGGQRDYKVQLTASTGGQSVTFTTANNKLELNPSSGAQGKYTAVWDGDADDDGNTIDFTGLGNRDLTDAGESAGILLEDFFVDQAGATATIRVYTDSGNFSTRVVNIPASATSDLFFKFSDFTTTAGTGADFTDVGAIELEINTTVNAMDGNIDFIQAMGYDGFKQNDFDNFVESDLELSMVVDDASPNVGDDVTYTITVVNGGPDTALNVAVKDQLPAGLTFVSSNPSQGTYNSTTGIWSVGTMTAGATVTLDLVATVSSLGAKTNTAEISASGSTDSDSTPNNGIATEDDIDTVVVTPEQIDLSVQKTVNNPNVTVGSQVTFTIIVANATGMSNATNVAVKDQLPSGFTFVSANPLQGTYDNTTGIWTVGTVNSGSNATLSIVATKNAGGAVTNAAEVSAADQADIDSTPDNRATIPGEDDTATAVVNDPSIDLVLTQTVNNNKQVVGQQVTFTLTLGNTGSVNATGVAVTDQLPAGLTFVSSNPSQGTYDSGTGIWTVGTVNAAGTATLSIVATVASTGAKTNVAEVTAAAQPDVDSTPNNKATAPNEDDTASVVVTPATIDLALTQAINNPTQVVGQNVTITLTLANSGSGNATGVAVTDLLPAGLTFVSSNPSQGTYDSGTGIWTVGTVNAAANATLSIVASVAATGSKTNIAEVTAVNETDVDSTPNNRGTVATEDDTTSAVINPGAIDLALTKTVNNNKQVVGQPVTFTIIVSNTSSTNATGVAVTDQLPAGLTFVSSNPAQGTYDSGTGVWTVGTVNAGATATLTVTATVATAGAKTNTAEVTAAGQTDIDSTPNNKATAPTEDDTASVIVTPASIDLNLTQTVNNPTQVVGQPVTFTLTLGNTGSGSATGVAVTDQLPAGLTFVSSNPSQGTYDNTTGIWTVGTINAAANATLTITATVATTGVKTNVAEVTAANEGDVDSTPNNKATAPTEDDTASASVTPGGIDLSIAKTVNNATAAVGSTVVYTVVVTNATGVNNATGVVVTDLLPTGMTFVSNTATQGTYVSGTGVWTVGAINAGASATLTITATVATTGAKTNTAEVTAADQTDIDSTPNNKATAPNEDDTSSIVVTPGSATTIDLSLTKTVNTPTPNKNANVTFTVTVSNAAGQANATGVVVTDLLPAGMTFVSSTPSVGTYNATTGVWTVGNVNAGSSATLSIVATVTTIGAKTNTAEVTAAGQTDIDSTPNNKGTAPNEDDTASAVVTPAVADLSITKTVNDSTPDRNQNVVFTITLANGGPQAATNVAVTDVLPAGFTFVSSTPSTGTYSSTTGIWTVPTLASAANATLTITATVTTVGVKTNIAEVTASDQFDSDSTPGNRATAPSEDDSASVTLTPNSTDLSVTKSVNDIKPDIGDNITFTITVSNTSTTAATNVVLTDLLPNGLTFVSSNPSQGTYVAGTGLWTIGTVAANSSVTLTVIATVTDNSTKVNAAEITSLDQFDIDSIPGNGGTSEDDRAVVTVQPFILSKRLGVVR from the coding sequence ATGTCACGCCAATCGTCCGGTCCAGAGTCTTCGTTCCTGCGCAGTTTGCTCACCCGGCTGTGGAAACGGCCGGAGTTGAAAGCCGCCTCGCGGCGCACTCGGCGACGGATGTTCATGGAGCCTCTCGAAGGCCGCACGGTGCTGGCGAGCAACCTGGGTGTGATTGAAGGATTGGTGTTCGTCGATACGACTGGCGATGGCTTGAGCATCGGTGAAGAAGTTTCCGGCGCCATCATTAACCTGTACTCCAGCGACGGCGATGCCAATTTCGAGCCCGGCGCCGGCGATGCGCTGATCACCTCGCGCACGACCGACGGCGATGGCAACTACTCTTTCCAAGACCTGCCCGCCGGCACCTATTGGGTGGAACAGCCGGCCCAGACCGTCGGCGGCAAGACACTGCTGGCCGATGCCGTCATTTTGACGATCGATTCGACGATGGCCCAAGGTACGCCGGGGTCGCTGATTGATAGTTTTGCCACGGCTGGTGCGCCCACCGTGGTTGCCAACGATCCGGTAGGAACCACGGCTTCGGGTTTTGCCGATCTTCCCGAGACCGAAACGATCGGTGGCCAGCGCGATTACAAAGTTCAACTTACCGCCAGCACGGGCGGTCAATCGGTTACGTTCACCACCGCCAACAACAAGTTGGAATTGAATCCCAGCAGCGGCGCGCAAGGTAAGTACACCGCCGTGTGGGATGGCGACGCCGATGACGACGGCAACACCATCGACTTCACCGGTCTCGGCAATCGCGACTTGACCGATGCCGGCGAATCGGCGGGCATTTTGCTCGAGGACTTTTTCGTTGACCAGGCCGGCGCGACCGCGACCATTCGCGTTTATACCGACAGCGGAAATTTCTCGACGCGTGTCGTCAATATCCCGGCTAGTGCCACTAGCGACCTGTTCTTCAAGTTTTCTGATTTCACCACGACCGCCGGAACCGGCGCCGACTTCACCGATGTCGGCGCGATCGAACTCGAAATCAATACCACCGTCAACGCGATGGACGGTAACATCGATTTCATCCAAGCCATGGGCTACGACGGTTTCAAGCAGAATGACTTCGACAACTTCGTCGAGAGCGATCTCGAGTTGAGCATGGTGGTCGACGACGCGTCGCCGAATGTGGGCGATGACGTCACGTACACAATCACAGTCGTCAACGGCGGGCCCGATACCGCGCTGAACGTCGCCGTGAAAGATCAGTTGCCCGCCGGCCTGACGTTTGTGTCGTCGAATCCTTCGCAAGGGACTTACAACAGCACCACCGGGATCTGGTCTGTCGGCACGATGACTGCGGGCGCCACCGTCACACTCGACCTTGTGGCCACGGTCTCGTCGCTCGGCGCGAAGACCAACACGGCAGAAATCTCGGCTTCGGGTTCGACCGATTCCGACTCGACGCCGAATAACGGCATTGCCACCGAAGACGACATCGACACCGTTGTCGTCACGCCAGAGCAGATCGATCTGTCGGTGCAGAAGACGGTCAACAATCCCAACGTCACCGTTGGTTCGCAAGTAACCTTTACCATCATCGTCGCCAACGCGACGGGCATGTCGAACGCCACCAATGTGGCGGTGAAGGATCAATTGCCGTCAGGTTTCACGTTTGTTTCGGCCAACCCGCTGCAGGGTACTTACGATAACACCACCGGCATTTGGACCGTCGGCACCGTCAACTCGGGCTCGAATGCCACGTTGTCGATCGTCGCCACCAAGAATGCTGGTGGCGCAGTCACCAATGCTGCCGAAGTGAGCGCCGCCGATCAAGCCGACATCGACTCGACGCCCGACAATCGTGCGACGATTCCTGGCGAAGACGACACTGCTACCGCCGTCGTCAACGATCCTTCGATCGACCTCGTTCTGACGCAGACCGTCAACAACAACAAGCAAGTCGTCGGTCAGCAAGTGACGTTCACGCTCACGCTGGGCAACACCGGCTCGGTGAATGCCACGGGCGTGGCAGTGACCGATCAGTTGCCCGCCGGCTTGACGTTTGTTTCGTCCAATCCTTCGCAGGGCACCTACGACAGCGGCACGGGCATCTGGACCGTCGGCACCGTCAACGCTGCAGGGACCGCCACGCTGTCGATTGTCGCGACCGTCGCTTCCACCGGCGCAAAGACCAACGTCGCTGAAGTAACGGCAGCCGCTCAACCCGACGTCGACTCGACGCCCAACAATAAGGCCACCGCGCCGAACGAAGACGACACGGCTTCGGTTGTGGTCACGCCAGCCACCATCGACCTGGCGTTGACGCAAGCCATCAACAACCCCACGCAGGTCGTGGGACAGAACGTCACCATCACATTGACCCTGGCCAACAGCGGCAGCGGTAACGCGACCGGCGTCGCCGTGACCGATCTGTTGCCTGCTGGTTTGACCTTCGTTTCGTCCAATCCTTCGCAGGGCACCTACGACAGCGGCACCGGCATTTGGACCGTCGGCACCGTCAACGCCGCCGCCAACGCCACGTTGTCGATCGTCGCCAGCGTCGCTGCGACCGGTTCGAAGACCAACATTGCCGAAGTAACTGCCGTCAACGAAACCGATGTCGACTCGACACCCAACAACCGCGGAACAGTCGCGACAGAAGACGACACGACTTCGGCAGTCATCAATCCAGGCGCTATCGACCTGGCGTTGACCAAGACCGTCAACAACAACAAGCAAGTCGTCGGTCAGCCCGTTACGTTCACCATCATCGTTTCGAACACCAGCAGCACCAACGCGACTGGTGTTGCTGTTACGGATCAGTTGCCAGCCGGTTTGACGTTTGTTTCGTCGAACCCAGCCCAAGGCACCTACGACAGCGGCACGGGTGTGTGGACCGTCGGCACGGTGAATGCTGGCGCAACTGCCACGTTAACGGTCACGGCCACCGTGGCTACCGCGGGTGCGAAAACCAACACTGCCGAAGTGACTGCCGCCGGTCAGACCGACATCGATTCGACGCCCAACAACAAAGCCACCGCGCCCACCGAAGACGACACCGCCTCGGTGATCGTCACGCCGGCTTCGATCGATCTGAACCTGACGCAGACGGTGAACAACCCCACGCAGGTCGTTGGTCAGCCAGTGACGTTTACGCTCACGCTGGGCAATACAGGCAGTGGCAGCGCGACCGGCGTTGCGGTGACCGATCAGTTGCCTGCCGGCTTGACGTTTGTTTCGTCGAATCCTTCGCAAGGAACCTACGACAACACGACGGGCATTTGGACCGTCGGCACGATCAATGCCGCCGCCAATGCCACGCTGACGATCACGGCCACCGTGGCCACCACGGGTGTGAAGACAAACGTTGCCGAAGTGACGGCCGCCAATGAAGGGGACGTTGACTCGACCCCCAACAACAAGGCCACCGCCCCCACCGAAGACGATACCGCGTCGGCATCTGTCACGCCCGGCGGCATCGACCTGTCGATCGCTAAGACTGTGAACAACGCCACGGCTGCCGTCGGTTCGACTGTGGTCTATACCGTCGTTGTCACCAACGCGACCGGCGTGAACAACGCGACCGGCGTCGTCGTCACCGACTTGCTGCCGACCGGCATGACCTTCGTCTCGAACACGGCGACGCAAGGTACCTACGTCAGCGGCACCGGTGTGTGGACCGTCGGCGCGATCAATGCCGGCGCGAGTGCGACGTTGACGATCACGGCCACCGTGGCGACCACTGGCGCGAAGACCAACACCGCCGAAGTCACGGCTGCCGATCAAACCGATATCGATTCGACGCCCAACAATAAGGCCACCGCGCCAAACGAAGACGATACGTCTTCAATCGTCGTTACGCCCGGATCGGCGACCACCATTGACCTGTCGTTGACCAAGACCGTCAACACACCCACGCCGAATAAGAACGCCAATGTCACCTTCACGGTCACCGTGAGCAACGCTGCCGGCCAGGCCAATGCCACTGGCGTGGTCGTCACCGACCTGCTGCCAGCCGGCATGACGTTTGTCAGTTCCACGCCTTCCGTCGGTACCTACAACGCCACGACCGGCGTCTGGACCGTCGGCAATGTGAATGCCGGCAGCAGTGCTACGCTGAGCATCGTCGCCACCGTGACCACCATCGGTGCGAAGACCAATACAGCCGAAGTAACTGCCGCTGGTCAAACCGACATCGACTCGACGCCCAACAACAAGGGTACCGCGCCGAACGAAGACGACACTGCCTCAGCCGTGGTCACGCCCGCGGTCGCCGATCTGTCGATCACGAAGACTGTCAACGACTCGACGCCCGATCGCAATCAAAACGTAGTCTTCACGATTACGCTGGCCAACGGCGGTCCGCAAGCCGCGACCAATGTGGCGGTGACCGACGTGCTGCCGGCCGGCTTCACGTTTGTCTCGTCGACCCCGAGCACCGGCACCTACAGCAGCACCACGGGTATCTGGACCGTGCCGACGCTGGCCTCCGCAGCCAATGCCACGCTGACGATCACCGCCACGGTTACCACCGTCGGCGTGAAGACGAACATTGCCGAAGTGACGGCCTCGGATCAATTCGATAGCGATTCGACGCCTGGCAACCGCGCCACCGCGCCGAGCGAAGACGACTCGGCCTCGGTCACACTCACGCCGAACTCCACCGACCTGTCGGTGACCAAGTCGGTGAACGACATCAAGCCCGACATCGGCGACAACATCACCTTCACCATCACGGTGAGCAACACGAGCACGACCGCTGCTACGAATGTCGTGCTGACCGACTTGTTGCCGAACGGTTTGACGTTTGTCTCGTCGAACCCGTCGCAAGGAACGTATGTTGCGGGCACGGGCCTGTGGACGATCGGCACGGTCGCCGCCAACAGCAGCGTCACGCTGACCGTCATCGCCACGGTGACCGACAACAGCACCAAGGTGAACGCCGCCGAAATCACCAGCCTTGATCAATTCGACATCGACTCGATCCCAGGCAACGGTGGCACCAGCGAAGATGACCGCGCCGTAGTCACGGTGCAGCCGTTCATCCTGAGCAAACGCCTCGGCGTGGTGCGATAG